From Solea senegalensis isolate Sse05_10M linkage group LG7, IFAPA_SoseM_1, whole genome shotgun sequence, a single genomic window includes:
- the LOC122771961 gene encoding nuclear receptor ROR-alpha A-like isoform X2: MKAQIEIIPCKICGDKSSGIHYGVITCEGCKGFFRRSQQSNAAYSCPRQKNCQIDRTSRNRCQHCRLQKCLAVGMSRDAVKFGRMSKKQRDSLYAEVQKHRLQQQQQQQQLQQGPLLLSHPSVSSPSPGDAETLSPHHGLSSNNSIAEFPDELGGYMEQSSPEGRSVSSKEDSGGGGGPFLLAIQPSPDQSGLDINGIKLEPLCDYGSSNGFLPYCSFSNRDTTPTVSMAELDHLCQIISKSHLETCQFLREELQHMSWQSFPQDEVESYTSKPREVMWQLCAVKITEAIQYVVEFAKHIDGFMDLCQNDQIVLLKAGSLEVVFVRMCRLFDSQNNTVYFDGKFAGPDVFKALGCDDLITSVFDFAKSMCSLHLTEDELALFSAFVLLSADRSWLQEKLQVEKLQQKTQLALQHVLQKNHRGDGILNKLRCKVSALRSLCSRHTEKLSAFRSVYPDVVQTHFPPLYKELFGAELELTLQVDD; the protein is encoded by the exons ATGaaag CTCAGATTGAAATCATTCCATGTAAAATCTGTGGAGACAAATCTTCGGGCATTCACTACGGGGTGATCACCTGCGAGGGCTGTAAG GGTTTCTTCAGAAGGAGTCAGCAGAGTAATGCCGCCTACTCATGTCCACGCCAGAAAAACTGTCAGATCGACCGAACGAGCCGCAACCGCTGCCAGCACTGCCGTCTGCAGAAGTGTCTGGCTGTGGGCATGTCCCGAGACG CGGTGAAGTTCGGTCGCATGTCCAAGAAGCAGCGTGACAGTTTGTATGCCGAGGTTCAGAAACACcgtctccagcagcagcagcagcagcagcagcttcagcagggTCCCCTCCTCCTGTCCCACCCCAGTGTCAGCAGCCCGAGCCCAGGAGACGCTGAGACTCTGTCCCCTCACCACGGCCTGTCGTCCAACAACAGCATCGCAGAGTTTCCTGATGAGCTGGGCGGATACATGGAGCAGAGCTCCCCCGAGGGGAGATCGGTGTCCTCTAAG GAAgactctggaggaggaggaggtccaTTCCTCCTTGCCATCCAGCCGTCCCCAGACCAATCGGGACTAGATATAAATGGCATCAAACTGGAGCCGCTGTGTGACTACGGGTCCAGCAATGGTTTCCTCCCATACTGCTCCTTCAGCAACAGAGACACGACGCCCACCGTGTCCATGGCCGAACTGG ATCACCTGTGCCAGATAATCTCGAAGTCTCACCTGGAGACATGTCAGTTCCTGAGGGAGGAGCTGCAGCACATGAGCTGGCAGAGCTTCCCGCAGGACGAGGTGGAGAGCTACACGAGCAAG CCGCGGGAAGTGATGTGGCAGCTCTGTGCCGTGAAGATCACCGAGGCTATCCAGTACGTGGTGGAGTTTGCCAAACACATCGATGGCTTCATGGATCTCTGCCAGAACGACCAGATCGTCCTGCTGAAAGCGG GCTCTCTGGAGGTTGTCTTTGTGCGGATGTGTCGCTTATTCGACTCGCAGAACAACACCGTTTACTTCGATGGGAAGTTTGCAGGCCCTGACGTTTTTAAAGCACTTG gTTGTGACGACTTGATCACGTCTGTATTCGACTTTGCTAAGAGCATGTGTTCGCTGCACCTGACGGAGGACGAGCTGGCTCTCTTCTCTGCATTTGTTCTGCTTTCTGCAG aCCGGTCGTGGCTGCAGGAGAAGCTGCAGgtggagaagctgcagcagaaaaCTCAGCTGGCTCTTCAGCACGTCCTGCAGAAGAACCACAGAGGTGATGGCATTCTGAACAAG CTCAGGTGTAAAGTCTCAGCGTTGCGTTCACTGTGCAGTCgacacacagagaaactgtCTGCGTTCAGGTCCGTCTACCCGGACGTTGTCCAGACACACTTCCCTCCTCTTTACAAAGAGCTCTTTGGTGCAGAACTCGAACTGACCCTGCAGGTCGACGACTAA
- the LOC122771961 gene encoding nuclear receptor ROR-alpha A-like isoform X1: MESSPQVSVSDPGRSGSGLATPLTETPASLETLRDGEHLTAARTNIGSGKAQIEIIPCKICGDKSSGIHYGVITCEGCKGFFRRSQQSNAAYSCPRQKNCQIDRTSRNRCQHCRLQKCLAVGMSRDAVKFGRMSKKQRDSLYAEVQKHRLQQQQQQQQLQQGPLLLSHPSVSSPSPGDAETLSPHHGLSSNNSIAEFPDELGGYMEQSSPEGRSVSSKEDSGGGGGPFLLAIQPSPDQSGLDINGIKLEPLCDYGSSNGFLPYCSFSNRDTTPTVSMAELDHLCQIISKSHLETCQFLREELQHMSWQSFPQDEVESYTSKPREVMWQLCAVKITEAIQYVVEFAKHIDGFMDLCQNDQIVLLKAGSLEVVFVRMCRLFDSQNNTVYFDGKFAGPDVFKALGCDDLITSVFDFAKSMCSLHLTEDELALFSAFVLLSADRSWLQEKLQVEKLQQKTQLALQHVLQKNHRGDGILNKLRCKVSALRSLCSRHTEKLSAFRSVYPDVVQTHFPPLYKELFGAELELTLQVDD; encoded by the exons CTCAGATTGAAATCATTCCATGTAAAATCTGTGGAGACAAATCTTCGGGCATTCACTACGGGGTGATCACCTGCGAGGGCTGTAAG GGTTTCTTCAGAAGGAGTCAGCAGAGTAATGCCGCCTACTCATGTCCACGCCAGAAAAACTGTCAGATCGACCGAACGAGCCGCAACCGCTGCCAGCACTGCCGTCTGCAGAAGTGTCTGGCTGTGGGCATGTCCCGAGACG CGGTGAAGTTCGGTCGCATGTCCAAGAAGCAGCGTGACAGTTTGTATGCCGAGGTTCAGAAACACcgtctccagcagcagcagcagcagcagcagcttcagcagggTCCCCTCCTCCTGTCCCACCCCAGTGTCAGCAGCCCGAGCCCAGGAGACGCTGAGACTCTGTCCCCTCACCACGGCCTGTCGTCCAACAACAGCATCGCAGAGTTTCCTGATGAGCTGGGCGGATACATGGAGCAGAGCTCCCCCGAGGGGAGATCGGTGTCCTCTAAG GAAgactctggaggaggaggaggtccaTTCCTCCTTGCCATCCAGCCGTCCCCAGACCAATCGGGACTAGATATAAATGGCATCAAACTGGAGCCGCTGTGTGACTACGGGTCCAGCAATGGTTTCCTCCCATACTGCTCCTTCAGCAACAGAGACACGACGCCCACCGTGTCCATGGCCGAACTGG ATCACCTGTGCCAGATAATCTCGAAGTCTCACCTGGAGACATGTCAGTTCCTGAGGGAGGAGCTGCAGCACATGAGCTGGCAGAGCTTCCCGCAGGACGAGGTGGAGAGCTACACGAGCAAG CCGCGGGAAGTGATGTGGCAGCTCTGTGCCGTGAAGATCACCGAGGCTATCCAGTACGTGGTGGAGTTTGCCAAACACATCGATGGCTTCATGGATCTCTGCCAGAACGACCAGATCGTCCTGCTGAAAGCGG GCTCTCTGGAGGTTGTCTTTGTGCGGATGTGTCGCTTATTCGACTCGCAGAACAACACCGTTTACTTCGATGGGAAGTTTGCAGGCCCTGACGTTTTTAAAGCACTTG gTTGTGACGACTTGATCACGTCTGTATTCGACTTTGCTAAGAGCATGTGTTCGCTGCACCTGACGGAGGACGAGCTGGCTCTCTTCTCTGCATTTGTTCTGCTTTCTGCAG aCCGGTCGTGGCTGCAGGAGAAGCTGCAGgtggagaagctgcagcagaaaaCTCAGCTGGCTCTTCAGCACGTCCTGCAGAAGAACCACAGAGGTGATGGCATTCTGAACAAG CTCAGGTGTAAAGTCTCAGCGTTGCGTTCACTGTGCAGTCgacacacagagaaactgtCTGCGTTCAGGTCCGTCTACCCGGACGTTGTCCAGACACACTTCCCTCCTCTTTACAAAGAGCTCTTTGGTGCAGAACTCGAACTGACCCTGCAGGTCGACGACTAA